A genomic stretch from Methanobrevibacter sp. includes:
- the ribH gene encoding 6,7-dimethyl-8-ribityllumazine synthase, producing the protein MAKYEIAAVVAEFNYDITQMMLELAKAEAKNRGCEITKVVAVPGVFDMPLVIKKLLQKDEYDAIITLGAVIEGATDHDQIVAQHASRKIADLALEYDTPVALGITGPGMTRMDAHRRVKNAKSAVEAAIKMCDRLKEI; encoded by the coding sequence ATGGCAAAATATGAAATAGCAGCAGTTGTTGCTGAATTTAACTATGATATTACACAAATGATGTTAGAGCTTGCAAAAGCAGAAGCAAAAAATAGAGGATGTGAAATTACAAAAGTAGTTGCAGTTCCAGGCGTATTCGATATGCCTCTTGTAATCAAAAAATTATTACAAAAAGATGAATACGATGCTATAATCACTCTCGGTGCTGTGATTGAAGGTGCAACCGACCACGATCAGATTGTAGCACAACATGCTTCCCGTAAAATAGCTGATTTAGCTTTAGAATATGATACTCCAGTAGCACTTGGAATTACAGGTCCGGGTATGACCAGAATGGATGCTCACAGACGTGTTAAAAACGCAAAAAGTGCTGTTGAAGCAGCTATCAAAATGTGTGACAGATTAAAAGAAATCTAG
- a CDS encoding 3-isopropylmalate dehydratase small subunit, protein MKGKAWKFGDDIDTDIIVPGRYLIYTDEETLAQHCMEGLDPDFYKKCNKGDFIVGGKNFGCGSSREHAPIALKGVGVSAVIAESFARIFYRNATNVGVPLLEAPGISKLVENEETIEVDMENATITSENGETIKFKKLPPFMLEILNQGGLIEYLKNK, encoded by the coding sequence GTGAAAGGAAAAGCATGGAAATTTGGAGACGATATTGATACAGACATCATTGTTCCTGGAAGATACTTAATTTACACTGATGAAGAAACATTAGCCCAACATTGTATGGAAGGATTAGACCCGGATTTTTACAAAAAATGCAATAAAGGCGACTTTATTGTTGGTGGTAAAAACTTTGGATGCGGTTCATCACGTGAACATGCTCCAATCGCACTAAAAGGTGTTGGAGTTTCTGCAGTGATTGCCGAATCCTTTGCAAGAATATTTTACAGAAACGCTACAAATGTTGGAGTTCCACTTCTTGAAGCTCCGGGAATTAGCAAATTAGTTGAAAATGAAGAGACAATTGAAGTTGATATGGAAAATGCTACAATAACATCTGAAAATGGAGAAACTATTAAATTTAAAAAATTACCTCCATTCATGTTAGAAATTTTAAATCAGGGTGGTTTAATTGAGTACCTCAAAAACAAATAG
- a CDS encoding ribonuclease domain-containing protein yields MNKKFILVIALIIALFGISAVSAGFFDFLKFDDGASDINVVEDGEYCTVDEVSAYIKEFHKLPSNYITKKQANALGWHGGPLKKYAPGKSIGGDTFTNRQHILPDSDDKYIECDINANGTSRGAERIVYNTGDYKVYYTDDHYATFTEV; encoded by the coding sequence ATGAATAAAAAATTTATTTTAGTCATTGCATTAATCATTGCTTTATTTGGTATTTCTGCAGTTAGTGCAGGTTTTTTTGACTTTTTAAAGTTTGATGATGGTGCAAGTGACATAAATGTAGTGGAAGACGGAGAATATTGTACAGTTGATGAAGTTTCAGCTTATATTAAGGAATTTCACAAACTTCCAAGTAATTATATCACAAAAAAACAAGCCAATGCATTAGGCTGGCATGGAGGCCCACTTAAAAAATATGCACCGGGAAAAAGTATTGGTGGGGATACATTTACAAACAGGCAGCATATACTTCCTGACAGTGATGATAAATACATTGAATGTGATATTAATGCAAATGGAACCAGTCGTGGTGCAGAAAGAATAGTCTACAATACCGGTGATTATAAAGTGTACTATACTGACGATCATTACGCTACATTCACAGAGGTTTAA
- a CDS encoding isocitrate/isopropylmalate family dehydrogenase, with product MSTSKTNSYKIAVVPGDGIGREVMDATLDVLNTLDIDFEYVYGEAGDECLEKNGTALPNETLDMIRDSDACLFGAAGETAADVIVKIRQEMKMFANLRPVKAYPNTNSLFNNIDFMIVRENTEGMYIADEESYTDEGAIARRIITRKAEERIIRYAFEYAKQNNKTKVTAVHKANVLKKTDGLFKEIFYEVAKDYPDIATEDFYVDATAMYLITQPESFEVVVTTNLFGDILSDEGAGLVGGLGLIPSANIGEEGALFEPVHGSAPDIAGQNKANPIAMMLSSIMMLRYLGENTAADKFEAAILKVLNDANTLTGDLGGSASTTELAEAVKNNL from the coding sequence TTGAGTACCTCAAAAACAAATAGTTATAAAATCGCAGTTGTTCCAGGAGATGGAATTGGCCGTGAAGTAATGGATGCAACATTAGATGTTTTGAATACATTAGATATTGATTTCGAATATGTTTACGGTGAAGCGGGAGATGAATGCCTCGAGAAAAATGGTACTGCACTTCCAAATGAAACTTTAGATATGATTAGAGATTCTGATGCATGTTTATTTGGTGCAGCAGGTGAGACTGCAGCTGATGTTATTGTTAAAATCAGACAAGAAATGAAAATGTTTGCTAATTTAAGACCTGTTAAAGCTTATCCTAATACTAACTCATTATTCAACAACATTGACTTTATGATTGTGCGTGAAAATACTGAAGGAATGTACATTGCCGATGAAGAGTCCTATACTGATGAAGGGGCAATTGCAAGACGCATAATAACAAGAAAAGCAGAAGAACGAATAATAAGATATGCATTTGAGTATGCAAAACAGAATAATAAGACAAAAGTGACCGCAGTTCATAAGGCAAATGTATTGAAAAAGACCGATGGGTTATTTAAAGAAATTTTCTATGAAGTTGCAAAAGACTATCCTGACATTGCAACTGAGGACTTTTATGTAGATGCAACTGCAATGTATCTTATAACCCAACCTGAAAGTTTTGAAGTGGTTGTAACCACAAATCTATTTGGCGATATATTATCTGATGAAGGAGCAGGTCTTGTAGGTGGTCTTGGTTTAATACCTTCCGCCAATATTGGTGAAGAAGGTGCTTTATTTGAACCTGTTCATGGTTCAGCACCGGATATTGCTGGTCAAAACAAGGCTAATCCAATAGCTATGATGCTTTCATCAATAATGATGCTCAGATATTTAGGTGAAAATACAGCGGCAGATAAATTCGAAGCCGCAATTTTAAAAGTTCTAAATGATGCCAATACTTTAACTGGTGATTTGGGCGGTTCAGCATCAACTACTGAACTGGCTGAAGCAGTTAAAAATAATTTATAA
- the rfbD gene encoding dTDP-4-dehydrorhamnose reductase — translation MKILITGSNGMLGHDLIKVLEENNELILTTSKTFDITDKKQTMDYICDTKPDIVINSAAYTDVDGCEQNQDLAYAVNGDGVRNLALACREIDCPLVHISTDYVFDGSARDPIAEDGEIGPISVYGKSKLKGEEAILEILDKYFIVRTAWLYGINGRNFPKTMLELAQNHSEITVVYDEVGTPTYTPDLAYGISQLIETDYYGTYHLTNSGSCSWCEFARYIFEIADKDVKVIPVTASEFARPAPRPSYSVLNNKQWVENGFKPLRNYKEAIKEYIELIK, via the coding sequence ATGAAGATTTTAATTACAGGTTCTAATGGAATGTTGGGCCATGATTTAATAAAAGTTTTGGAAGAAAATAATGAATTGATTCTTACAACTTCTAAAACATTTGATATTACAGATAAAAAGCAAACAATGGATTATATTTGTGATACCAAACCGGACATAGTTATTAATTCGGCGGCTTACACTGATGTTGACGGTTGTGAGCAAAATCAGGACCTTGCATATGCGGTTAATGGAGATGGTGTTCGTAATTTGGCACTAGCTTGCAGAGAAATTGATTGTCCATTGGTTCATATCAGCACTGATTATGTATTTGATGGCAGTGCACGTGATCCTATTGCAGAGGATGGTGAAATAGGTCCTATAAGCGTTTATGGTAAAAGCAAGCTTAAAGGTGAAGAAGCTATCTTGGAAATACTTGATAAATATTTCATTGTCAGGACAGCTTGGCTATATGGAATTAATGGCCGTAATTTTCCTAAAACAATGCTTGAATTAGCTCAAAACCACTCTGAAATAACTGTTGTTTATGATGAAGTTGGTACTCCTACATATACTCCCGATTTAGCTTATGGAATTTCTCAATTGATTGAAACAGATTATTATGGAACTTACCATCTGACTAATTCCGGAAGTTGCTCATGGTGTGAATTTGCAAGATATATTTTTGAGATTGCTGATAAGGATGTAAAGGTTATTCCAGTAACTGCATCTGAATTTGCAAGACCTGCACCAAGACCAAGCTATTCAGTTTTAAATAATAAACAATGGGTTGAAAATGGTTTTAAACCTCTTAGAAATTATAAAGAAGCGATAAAAGAATATATTGAGTTGATTAAATGA
- the hacA gene encoding homoaconitase large subunit, which produces MPTMSEKILARASGKENVEAGDIIIANIDIAMTHDLTGPLSVESFEKIGAEKVWDSSKIVIPFDHQVPADSIDSANNHIVMREFVKKQGIEHFYDVNAGVCHQILPEKGHVIPGEVIVGADSHTCTHGALGAFATGIGSTDMAMVFAEGNLWFKVPETNRFNITGKLKDNVYAKDVILHIIGQVGADGSTYKACEFAGETVSDMSVSDRMVLCNMAIEMGGKTGLVEPDRKTIDYVEKRSSKPYKIFKTDLDSPSLNIIDIDVNDLEPQIACPHNVDNVKPVSEVDTEIDQVFLGSCTNGRLSDLRDAARVLKGKKVANGTRMLVIPASKEVYLKALDEGLLKIFVEAGALVSAPCCGPCLGGHTGIIGPGEVSLSTSNRNFKGRQGSSDGKVYLSSAAVAAASAIEGRITAPE; this is translated from the coding sequence ATGCCAACAATGTCTGAAAAAATATTAGCTAGAGCTTCCGGAAAAGAAAATGTGGAAGCAGGAGATATAATTATAGCAAATATTGATATAGCAATGACTCACGATTTAACCGGTCCTCTTTCTGTCGAATCTTTTGAAAAAATCGGAGCTGAAAAGGTTTGGGATTCATCAAAAATTGTAATTCCATTTGACCATCAGGTTCCAGCAGATTCAATCGATTCAGCAAATAATCATATAGTTATGAGAGAATTTGTTAAAAAACAAGGTATTGAACATTTTTATGATGTTAATGCAGGAGTTTGTCATCAAATTCTACCTGAAAAAGGTCATGTAATACCTGGAGAAGTCATTGTAGGTGCAGATTCACATACTTGCACTCATGGTGCTTTAGGTGCATTTGCAACAGGTATCGGTTCAACTGATATGGCTATGGTATTTGCTGAAGGAAACTTATGGTTTAAAGTGCCTGAAACCAATAGATTCAATATTACAGGTAAATTGAAAGATAATGTTTATGCTAAAGACGTAATTTTGCATATTATTGGCCAAGTGGGTGCAGACGGCTCAACTTACAAAGCCTGTGAATTTGCAGGCGAAACAGTATCTGACATGAGTGTTTCAGATAGAATGGTGCTGTGCAATATGGCCATTGAAATGGGTGGAAAAACAGGTTTGGTAGAACCTGACAGAAAAACCATCGATTATGTTGAAAAACGTTCCAGCAAACCGTATAAAATATTTAAAACCGATTTGGATTCACCTTCTCTTAATATAATTGATATTGATGTAAATGATTTGGAACCTCAAATTGCTTGTCCTCACAATGTTGACAATGTAAAACCTGTTAGTGAGGTTGATACAGAAATCGATCAGGTATTTTTAGGTTCATGTACTAATGGTAGACTTAGTGACTTGAGAGATGCTGCAAGAGTTTTAAAAGGTAAAAAAGTAGCTAACGGAACTAGAATGTTAGTTATACCAGCATCTAAAGAAGTTTATCTTAAAGCATTGGATGAAGGATTACTTAAAATATTCGTTGAAGCCGGAGCTCTTGTATCTGCTCCTTGTTGTGGTCCATGCCTTGGAGGACACACCGGAATTATCGGACCAGGTGAAGTAAGTCTTTCAACTTCAAACAGAAACTTCAAAGGAAGACAAGGCTCAAGTGATGGTAAAGTATACTTATCCTCAGCTGCTGTTGCTGCTGCTTCAGCAATTGAAGGAAGAATAACTGCACCGGAGTGA
- a CDS encoding DUF2264 domain-containing protein, producing the protein MFNIRLLMSNSFFNRFKKEEKPPVIEKQAPVWEDRIYWVSTLQKIAFPVLNNLARGSLRKNMPYESNSTEGQKFTYLEAFARVFNGIAPWLELGADNSEEGHVRAKYLQLTLKSIKNAVSTNSNDYIFVVEPKQSLVDVALFAQGLLRAKTQIWLNLPMDVQARIIRELKNTRIIAPYENHWLLFTSMIEAALLEFTGECDKERLIYAISKFRDELYVGDAIYSDGEDFEVGYFNSLVIHPMLNDILTVMRKYGLQDGEFLDVQLMRSSRLSSQLERLISPEGTYPLLGKALSYRCGVFHLLSQAALLKILPRNISPAQVRCALTKVIQRQFTGNQNFSSEGWLLCGLNASQMEICEDNINTGSLYACCAIFLPLGLRADDVFWKAPSEEWSSQKAWNGHQIHSDQSINF; encoded by the coding sequence ATGTTTAACATAAGATTACTCATGAGCAACTCATTTTTTAATAGATTCAAAAAAGAAGAAAAGCCTCCTGTTATTGAAAAACAGGCTCCTGTTTGGGAAGATAGGATTTATTGGGTTTCAACATTACAGAAAATAGCATTTCCAGTTTTGAATAATTTGGCTAGAGGATCACTTAGAAAAAACATGCCATATGAATCAAACAGTACTGAAGGACAGAAATTTACATATCTGGAAGCATTTGCTCGTGTTTTTAATGGTATTGCTCCTTGGTTAGAATTGGGTGCTGATAATTCTGAAGAAGGTCACGTACGTGCAAAATATCTTCAGTTAACCTTAAAATCAATTAAAAATGCTGTTAGTACCAATAGTAATGATTATATTTTTGTTGTTGAACCAAAACAATCTTTAGTTGATGTTGCTTTATTTGCTCAAGGATTACTCAGAGCTAAAACCCAAATTTGGCTTAATTTACCAATGGATGTTCAGGCTAGAATTATTCGTGAATTAAAAAATACTAGAATTATAGCTCCTTATGAAAATCATTGGTTATTGTTTACTTCAATGATTGAAGCTGCTCTTTTAGAATTCACTGGTGAATGTGATAAAGAGAGATTGATTTATGCTATTTCTAAGTTCAGAGATGAATTATATGTAGGGGATGCAATCTACTCCGATGGTGAAGATTTTGAAGTGGGATACTTTAACAGTCTCGTTATTCATCCGATGCTTAATGATATTTTAACCGTAATGAGAAAATACGGTCTTCAAGATGGAGAATTTTTAGACGTTCAATTAATGAGGTCTTCAAGATTATCTTCTCAGCTTGAAAGATTAATTTCACCTGAAGGAACATATCCTCTTTTGGGAAAAGCATTATCATATCGCTGTGGAGTATTTCATTTGCTTTCACAGGCCGCACTTTTAAAAATATTGCCTAGAAATATTTCACCAGCACAGGTTAGATGCGCTCTTACAAAGGTTATTCAAAGACAATTCACCGGAAACCAGAATTTTTCTAGCGAAGGATGGTTACTTTGCGGTTTAAATGCATCACAGATGGAAATCTGTGAGGATAATATCAATACTGGAAGTTTATATGCATGCTGTGCAATATTCCTGCCTTTAGGATTAAGAGCGGATGATGTATTCTGGAAGGCACCATCTGAAGAGTGGAGTAGTCAAAAAGCTTGGAATGGCCATCAAATACACTCAGACCAATCAATTAATTTTTAA
- the rfbA gene encoding glucose-1-phosphate thymidylyltransferase RfbA, which translates to MKGIVLAGGSGTRLYPITKAVSKQLLPLYDKPMIYYPISVLMLAGIKEILIISTPRDLPMYKDLLGDGSSLGIKFEYAVQENPNGLAEAFIIGEDFIGNDNVALILGDNIFHGHRFTEILERAINLDEGAVIFGYYTNNPEAFGVVEFDDDWNVLSIEEKPEKPKSNYIVPGLYFYDNDVIEIAKNVKPSDRGEVEITSVNEEYLKRGKLKVELLGRGMAWLDTGTHEGLLEAANFIETVQKRQSLYIACLEEIAYLKGYIDDNQLLKTAEELKKTDYGQYLFNLVKR; encoded by the coding sequence ATGAAAGGTATAGTTCTAGCAGGCGGTTCAGGAACTCGTTTATATCCTATTACTAAGGCTGTTTCAAAACAGTTATTGCCACTATATGACAAACCGATGATTTATTATCCAATTTCTGTTCTTATGCTTGCAGGAATCAAAGAAATATTAATTATATCCACTCCTCGCGATTTACCAATGTATAAAGATTTGTTGGGAGACGGATCCAGTTTGGGAATCAAATTTGAATATGCCGTTCAGGAAAATCCTAACGGCCTTGCAGAAGCATTCATCATTGGTGAAGACTTCATTGGAAATGATAATGTTGCACTTATTTTGGGAGACAACATTTTTCACGGACACAGATTCACAGAAATTCTTGAAAGGGCAATCAATCTTGATGAAGGAGCAGTAATATTTGGATATTATACTAATAATCCTGAAGCGTTTGGTGTTGTTGAATTTGATGATGATTGGAATGTTTTATCAATAGAAGAAAAACCAGAAAAGCCAAAATCAAATTATATTGTTCCAGGTCTTTATTTCTATGATAATGATGTAATAGAAATTGCTAAAAATGTTAAACCGTCCGACAGAGGGGAAGTTGAAATCACTTCTGTAAATGAGGAATACTTAAAACGCGGAAAACTTAAAGTTGAACTTCTCGGAAGGGGTATGGCCTGGCTTGATACCGGAACTCATGAAGGACTACTTGAAGCGGCCAATTTCATAGAAACAGTTCAAAAAAGACAAAGTTTATACATCGCTTGTCTGGAAGAAATTGCTTATCTTAAAGGATACATTGATGATAATCAGTTATTAAAAACTGCTGAAGAACTTAAAAAAACCGATTATGGTCAATATTTATTTAATTTAGTTAAAAGGTGA
- a CDS encoding nucleotide sugar dehydrogenase, giving the protein MKVCIIGQGYIGLPTAALFSRNHCEVVGVDISEEMINNLNNGIIHIEEPGISDIIKKAVEKKVYKASLTPQKADAFIITVPTPYIVENYSCDLSYVITACESILPYLEKGNTVIVESTIAPMSTDEVIKPIFEKAGFTIGKDLYLAHCPERVLPGKIIDELIHNDRIIGGVTPECAVKASEVYGQFVEGDLMLTEAKTAELSKCMENTFRDVNIALANELAKICAEIGVNALDVIEMANKHPRVNLHSPGPGVGGHCLAIDPYFIYAKAPETAKIIKLARDTNNSMPDFVCENVKKIISDGKIAILGVSYKGNTGDDRESPAYEIISKLSNDYKIAIHDPHIDNPNFVSLDEATKDADLILVLCDHDEFKHIDYDLIKENTKNPVIFDTKNIIKEVPPEIKLYNYGNLYELN; this is encoded by the coding sequence ATGAAAGTGTGTATTATTGGTCAAGGCTACATTGGACTTCCGACTGCAGCACTTTTTTCTCGTAATCACTGCGAAGTAGTCGGAGTAGACATTTCTGAAGAAATGATTAATAACTTAAATAATGGAATTATACATATTGAAGAGCCAGGAATATCCGACATTATCAAAAAAGCAGTGGAAAAAAAAGTATACAAAGCTAGTCTAACCCCTCAAAAAGCTGATGCTTTCATAATCACCGTACCGACACCATATATTGTTGAAAATTATAGCTGCGATTTAAGTTATGTAATAACAGCATGTGAATCAATTTTACCTTATCTTGAAAAGGGAAATACTGTTATTGTTGAATCAACAATAGCTCCAATGTCAACAGACGAAGTGATAAAACCTATTTTTGAAAAAGCAGGTTTTACAATAGGAAAGGACTTATATCTTGCACATTGTCCTGAAAGAGTACTACCTGGAAAAATAATCGACGAATTAATACATAATGACAGAATAATAGGTGGAGTAACACCTGAATGTGCAGTTAAAGCCAGTGAAGTTTACGGTCAGTTCGTTGAAGGAGATTTGATGCTTACTGAAGCAAAAACAGCAGAACTTTCAAAATGCATGGAAAATACCTTCAGAGATGTTAACATAGCCCTTGCAAATGAACTTGCAAAAATTTGTGCTGAAATTGGTGTAAATGCATTAGATGTTATTGAAATGGCAAATAAACATCCTAGAGTTAATCTTCACTCCCCAGGACCTGGAGTTGGAGGACATTGCCTTGCAATTGATCCATATTTTATTTATGCCAAAGCTCCAGAAACAGCAAAAATCATTAAGCTGGCACGTGATACAAACAATTCAATGCCAGATTTTGTCTGTGAAAATGTGAAAAAGATAATTTCAGACGGTAAAATCGCAATACTAGGTGTTTCATATAAAGGAAATACCGGAGATGACAGGGAAAGTCCAGCATATGAAATTATATCCAAATTAAGTAATGATTATAAAATAGCTATTCATGACCCTCACATTGACAATCCTAATTTTGTAAGTTTAGATGAGGCCACAAAAGATGCCGACCTAATTCTGGTTTTATGTGACCATGATGAATTTAAACACATCGATTACGATTTAATAAAAGAAAACACTAAAAATCCAGTAATATTTGACACAAAAAATATAATAAAAGAAGTTCCTCCAGAAATTAAATTATATAATTACGGGAACTTATATGAGTTGAATTAA
- a CDS encoding barstar family protein: MILDGKLINQQGHDYLMEALNLPDYYGKNLDALYDCLCEMECEIELTNSCEIDKDILDTFQDAADENKFLKFKII, encoded by the coding sequence ATGATTTTAGATGGTAAATTAATTAACCAGCAGGGGCATGATTATTTGATGGAGGCTTTAAATTTGCCGGATTATTACGGTAAAAATCTTGATGCATTATATGATTGTCTTTGTGAGATGGAATGTGAAATCGAATTGACTAATTCTTGTGAAATCGATAAGGATATTCTTGACACATTTCAAGATGCTGCTGATGAAAACAAATTTTTAAAATTTAAAATAATATAA
- the rfbC gene encoding dTDP-4-dehydrorhamnose 3,5-epimerase → MGKFNFIDTGIEGMFVVEPTVFEDNRGYFMETYQENDFKEAGYDLTFVQDNQSKSSKGVLRGLHLQLNYPQGKLVRVIKGEVFDVGVDLRSDSPTYGKWYGEILSEDNKKQLYIPPKFAHGFLVLSDEAEFLYKCTEFYHGEDESGIMWNDEDIAIDWPLDGIDEIILSDKDKEWKTLKESNIKY, encoded by the coding sequence GTGGGAAAGTTTAATTTTATTGACACCGGAATTGAGGGTATGTTTGTTGTTGAACCTACTGTTTTTGAGGATAACAGAGGATATTTTATGGAAACATACCAGGAAAACGATTTTAAAGAAGCGGGTTATGATTTAACTTTTGTTCAGGATAATCAATCAAAATCAAGTAAAGGTGTATTAAGGGGTCTGCATTTACAATTAAATTATCCTCAAGGTAAATTGGTCCGTGTCATTAAAGGGGAAGTATTCGATGTTGGAGTTGACCTTAGAAGCGATTCACCAACTTACGGTAAATGGTATGGTGAAATATTGTCTGAAGACAATAAGAAACAATTGTATATTCCTCCAAAATTTGCACATGGATTTTTAGTACTTTCTGATGAAGCAGAATTTTTATATAAATGTACAGAGTTTTATCATGGCGAAGATGAGAGCGGAATCATGTGGAATGATGAGGATATTGCTATTGACTGGCCATTGGATGGCATTGATGAAATAATATTATCCGATAAAGATAAAGAGTGGAAAACCTTAAAAGAATCAAATATTAAATATTAG
- the mmp11 gene encoding methanogenesis marker protein 11, giving the protein MEILKPDELREKFQDPWIAPYEKVLTMVDGDKVELVEYHPCISGSHWLLHQYRNNSELIDSAYRDGNKHVYKCHAGSAPLDLQASFNAAGIDEIVIDGDEVKVTHAGLAGAGVGAGMCRGMGDGVKYIELLDVGGGSKVGRATVVTPKLEKVVIGVDDTDVKDAGATWTMAHNLGVELRDLGFEYLDHIIVQLYPHNPHKTQNCVSIALTFAVEESKKQELIDKVIEILKRDTLSDKTAIAILEGLDIPEKLREYSIATKSGMMDVETAESVADELNIPLIAVTGEQGKVGALAALGLYDDVEEAVKAYDKK; this is encoded by the coding sequence ATGGAAATACTAAAGCCAGATGAATTAAGAGAAAAATTCCAAGACCCATGGATTGCACCATATGAAAAAGTACTTACTATGGTTGATGGAGACAAGGTGGAACTTGTAGAATACCATCCCTGTATTTCAGGGTCTCATTGGTTACTGCATCAATACAGAAACAATTCAGAATTGATTGATTCCGCTTATCGTGACGGGAACAAACATGTTTACAAATGTCATGCTGGTAGTGCCCCTCTTGACTTGCAGGCAAGTTTTAATGCTGCCGGAATCGATGAAATTGTTATTGATGGAGATGAAGTTAAAGTTACACATGCAGGTCTTGCCGGTGCAGGTGTAGGAGCCGGAATGTGTAGAGGTATGGGTGACGGTGTAAAATACATCGAGCTTCTTGATGTTGGTGGAGGATCAAAGGTTGGAAGAGCAACCGTTGTAACACCTAAACTTGAAAAGGTTGTTATCGGTGTTGACGATACCGATGTTAAGGATGCTGGAGCCACTTGGACTATGGCACATAACCTTGGTGTTGAACTAAGGGATTTGGGATTCGAATATTTGGATCATATTATTGTTCAGTTATATCCTCATAATCCTCATAAAACTCAAAATTGTGTTTCAATTGCTTTGACATTTGCTGTTGAAGAATCTAAAAAACAAGAGTTGATTGATAAAGTTATTGAAATACTTAAAAGAGATACATTATCTGATAAAACTGCAATTGCAATTCTAGAAGGATTAGACATTCCTGAAAAGTTGAGGGAATATTCAATTGCTACCAAATCCGGAATGATGGATGTTGAAACTGCAGAATCCGTTGCAGATGAATTAAACATTCCATTGATTGCAGTTACAGGGGAGCAAGGTAAAGTTGGTGCTTTAGCTGCACTTGGACTTTATGATGATGTTGAAGAAGCCGTTAAGGCATATGATAAAAAATAA